Proteins from a single region of Streptomyces griseiscabiei:
- a CDS encoding SGNH/GDSL hydrolase family protein, whose translation MQTNPTYTSLVTVGDSFTEGMSDLLPDGSYRGWADLLAGRMAARAPGFRYANLAVRGKLIGQIVAEQVDVAASMEADVITLVGGLNDTLRPKCDMGRVRGLLEEAVERLAPSCKQLVLMRSPGRQGPVLERFRPRMEELFVCVDELAARHGALVVDLYGAPSLADPRMWDVDRLHLTAEGHRRVAEAVWQTLGHEAQDPEWRTPMPATPPPGWSARQIAHARFARQYLLPWIGRRLTGRSSGDGKPAKRPELLPYEGPLA comes from the coding sequence ATGCAGACGAACCCCACCTACACCAGCCTTGTCACGGTCGGCGACTCCTTCACCGAGGGCATGTCCGACCTCCTTCCCGACGGCTCCTACCGGGGCTGGGCGGACCTCCTCGCCGGCCGCATGGCCGCGCGGGCGCCCGGCTTCCGGTACGCCAACCTCGCGGTGCGCGGAAAACTGATCGGACAGATCGTCGCCGAGCAGGTGGACGTCGCGGCCTCGATGGAGGCGGACGTGATCACTCTGGTCGGCGGCCTGAACGACACTCTGCGCCCGAAGTGCGACATGGGCCGGGTGCGCGGACTGCTGGAGGAGGCCGTGGAACGCCTCGCCCCCTCCTGCAAGCAGCTCGTCCTGATGCGCAGCCCCGGCCGTCAGGGTCCGGTCCTGGAGCGGTTCCGGCCGCGCATGGAGGAGCTGTTCGTCTGCGTCGACGAGCTGGCCGCCCGGCACGGCGCCCTCGTCGTCGACCTGTACGGCGCTCCTTCGCTGGCCGACCCCCGGATGTGGGACGTGGACCGGCTGCACCTGACCGCCGAGGGCCACCGCCGGGTCGCCGAGGCGGTCTGGCAGACCCTCGGCCACGAGGCTCAGGACCCGGAGTGGCGGACGCCGATGCCCGCCACACCGCCGCCCGGCTGGAGCGCCCGCCAGATCGCCCACGCCCGGTTCGCCCGCCAGTATCTGCTGCCCTGGATAGGCCGCCGCCTGACCGGCCGCTCCTCGGGCGACGGCAAGCCGGCCAAGCGGCCCGAGTTGCTGCCGTACGAGGGCCCGCTAGCGTAG
- the purB gene encoding adenylosuccinate lyase encodes MTSAPAKPRIPNVLAGRYASTELATLWSPEQKVRLERQLWLAVLRAQKDLGIEVPDEALADYERVLDTVDLASIAEREKVTRHDVKARIEEFNDLAGHEHVHKGMTSRDLTENVEQLQIRLSLELVRDRTVSVLARLGKLAGEYGELVMAGRSHNVAAQATTLGKRFATGADELLVAYGRVEELLGRYPLRGIKGPVGTAQDMLDLLGGDAGKLAELEDRIAGHLGFAQAFTSVGQVYPRSLDYDVVTALVQLAAAPSSLAKTIRLMAGHELVTEGFKPGQVGSSAMPHKMNTRSCERVNGLMVILRGYASMTGELAGDQWNEGDVSCSVVRRVALPDAFFALDGLLETFLTVLDEFGAFPAVVARELDRYLPFLATTKVLMGAVRAGVGREVAHEAIKENAVASALAMREQGAERNELLDKLAADDRIPLDRGQLDALMADKLSFTGAAADQVAVVVARIEEIVKQRPEAAGYTPGAIL; translated from the coding sequence GTGACTTCTGCGCCAGCCAAGCCCCGCATCCCGAACGTCCTCGCCGGACGCTACGCCTCCACCGAGCTCGCCACGCTCTGGTCGCCCGAGCAGAAGGTGAGGCTGGAGCGGCAGCTCTGGCTGGCCGTGCTGCGGGCCCAGAAGGATCTCGGCATCGAGGTGCCGGACGAGGCGCTCGCCGACTACGAGCGGGTCCTCGACACCGTCGACCTGGCCTCGATCGCCGAGCGCGAGAAGGTCACGCGGCACGACGTGAAGGCGCGGATCGAGGAGTTCAACGACCTCGCCGGGCACGAGCACGTGCACAAGGGCATGACCTCCCGCGACCTCACCGAGAACGTCGAGCAGCTGCAGATCCGGCTCTCCCTGGAGCTGGTCCGCGACCGTACGGTGTCCGTGCTGGCGCGGCTCGGCAAGCTGGCCGGCGAGTACGGCGAGCTGGTCATGGCGGGCCGCTCGCACAACGTGGCGGCGCAGGCCACCACCCTCGGCAAGCGGTTCGCGACCGGCGCCGACGAGCTCCTCGTGGCGTACGGCCGGGTCGAGGAGCTACTCGGCCGGTACCCGCTGCGCGGGATCAAGGGCCCGGTGGGCACGGCCCAGGACATGCTGGACCTGCTGGGCGGGGACGCCGGCAAGCTGGCGGAGCTGGAGGACCGGATCGCCGGGCACCTCGGCTTCGCGCAGGCGTTCACCTCCGTCGGCCAGGTCTACCCGCGCTCGCTGGACTACGACGTGGTGACCGCGCTGGTGCAGCTGGCGGCGGCCCCGTCCTCGCTGGCCAAGACGATCCGGCTGATGGCCGGGCACGAGCTGGTGACCGAGGGCTTCAAGCCGGGGCAGGTCGGCTCCTCCGCCATGCCGCACAAGATGAACACGCGGTCGTGCGAGCGGGTCAACGGCCTCATGGTCATCCTGCGCGGGTACGCGTCCATGACCGGCGAGCTGGCCGGCGACCAGTGGAACGAGGGCGACGTGTCCTGCTCGGTGGTGCGCCGGGTCGCGCTGCCGGACGCCTTCTTCGCACTGGACGGGCTGCTGGAGACCTTCCTGACCGTGCTCGACGAGTTCGGGGCGTTCCCGGCGGTGGTCGCGCGTGAGCTGGACCGCTACCTGCCCTTCCTGGCCACGACCAAGGTGCTGATGGGCGCCGTACGGGCGGGCGTCGGCCGTGAGGTGGCGCACGAGGCCATCAAGGAGAACGCCGTCGCCTCCGCCCTCGCCATGCGCGAGCAGGGCGCCGAGCGCAACGAGCTGCTCGACAAGCTCGCCGCCGACGACCGCATCCCGCTGGACCGCGGTCAGCTGGACGCCCTCATGGCCGACAAGCTCTCCTTCACGGGCGCCGCCGCCGACCAGGTCGCCGTGGTCGTCGCCCGGATCGAGGAGATCGTGAAGCAGCGC
- a CDS encoding hemolysin family protein, translating into MTAVQLLIGFATLVVNAFFVGAEFALISVRRSQIEPYAEQGDRRARSVLWGLQHVSALMAAAQLGITLCTLVLGVVAEPAIEHLLEPVFHAVGVPEGAGHVISFVIALTLATYLHMLLGEMVPKNIALAEPVRSALLLGPPLVTLSRGLRPVIFTINAFANTLLRLMRIETKDEVAATFSDTELARLVADSSEAGLIDDRAQERLRDALELGRRPVRDVVLPLERVVYAGMGVTPEELERLSAESGFSRFPVVDEGRRIVGYLHVKDALDAAPRDVPFSVRDMRSIARVRETTPLDDVLTAMRRSRTHLAAVLGEDGRLAGIVTMEDVLRELLGQPSV; encoded by the coding sequence ATGACCGCCGTCCAGCTGCTGATCGGTTTCGCGACACTGGTCGTCAACGCCTTCTTCGTGGGCGCCGAGTTCGCCCTGATCTCGGTGCGCCGCAGCCAGATCGAGCCGTACGCCGAACAGGGCGACCGGCGGGCCCGCAGCGTGCTGTGGGGTCTGCAGCACGTGTCCGCGCTGATGGCCGCCGCCCAGCTCGGCATCACGCTGTGCACCCTGGTCCTCGGTGTGGTCGCGGAGCCCGCGATCGAACATCTGCTGGAGCCGGTGTTCCACGCGGTGGGCGTGCCGGAGGGCGCGGGCCACGTGATCTCCTTCGTGATCGCCCTGACCCTCGCGACCTACCTCCACATGCTGCTCGGTGAGATGGTGCCGAAGAACATCGCCCTCGCGGAGCCGGTGCGCAGCGCGCTGCTGCTCGGCCCGCCGCTGGTGACGCTGTCGCGCGGGCTGCGCCCGGTGATCTTCACGATCAACGCCTTCGCCAACACCCTGCTGAGGCTGATGCGCATCGAGACGAAGGACGAGGTCGCGGCGACCTTCTCGGACACCGAACTCGCCCGTCTCGTGGCCGACTCCAGCGAGGCCGGGCTCATCGACGACCGTGCGCAGGAGCGGCTGCGCGACGCGCTGGAACTGGGCCGCCGCCCCGTGCGCGACGTGGTGCTCCCGCTGGAGCGGGTCGTGTACGCGGGCATGGGGGTGACCCCGGAGGAGCTGGAGCGGCTGTCGGCCGAGTCCGGGTTCTCCCGCTTCCCCGTGGTCGACGAGGGGCGCCGGATCGTGGGCTATCTCCATGTGAAGGACGCGCTCGACGCGGCCCCGCGCGATGTGCCGTTCTCCGTCCGCGACATGCGGTCCATCGCCCGGGTGCGGGAGACCACACCGCTGGACGACGTGCTCACCGCGATGCGCCGCAGCCGGACGCACCTGGCGGCCGTGCTGGGCGAGGACGGGCGGCTCGCGGGCATCGTGACCATGGAGGACGTGCTGCGGGAGCTGCTGGGCCAGCCCAGCGTGTGA
- a CDS encoding DUF4326 domain-containing protein, with protein sequence MSTTVINLKGRIRDFGPRLEFAPGDLVYIGRRWTMGHWDLPRHPLFNPFQYDTEKKKRDGTRAEVMAKYREYLLADPELLALVPTLRGRTLACWCAPELCHGDILAELADAPDASS encoded by the coding sequence GTGTCCACGACAGTGATCAACCTCAAGGGCCGCATCCGCGACTTCGGCCCCCGGCTGGAGTTCGCGCCCGGCGACCTGGTGTACATCGGCCGCCGCTGGACCATGGGCCACTGGGACCTGCCGCGGCATCCGCTCTTCAACCCGTTCCAGTACGACACCGAGAAGAAGAAGCGGGACGGCACGCGGGCCGAGGTGATGGCGAAGTACCGCGAGTACCTGCTCGCCGACCCCGAGCTGCTGGCCCTCGTCCCGACCCTGCGCGGCAGGACGCTCGCCTGCTGGTGCGCGCCCGAGCTGTGCCACGGGGACATCCTGGCGGAGCTGGCCGACGCGCCGGACGCTTCTTCGTAG